A stretch of Microscilla marina ATCC 23134 DNA encodes these proteins:
- a CDS encoding vWA domain-containing protein → MEKLKLITQASPWLILVCVAIGLAYALLLYSKKANWSKTTNRILGTLRFVLVTILCLLLLLNPYLRQVSNTIEKPTVVFAIDNSQSIATTNDSVKIRNLYKELENLGDALKKDNVNIDIQNLDITSIAKNIVQTPLNFASSNLSAILNTIKNNYENRNLDKVVLVSDGIYNQGISPVFQDYSFPVYTVGVGDTTQKRDIKLAAVLANKVAYLGNKFPVVAEVENIGYPGRSVNVYLSQNGQVLGRKRVTFKEDGELQQVTFLTEAKYKGMQRYMVYVDALENEFTKTNNARDVYIEVIDGKEKILVIAPTPHPDIKALKSAITKNDNYSFDMHIPGITKLKNEKYDLIIAHQVPNIYRNGRNLLARFRKQGTPIFYILGSQSDLNTFNSLNAGLRINRRGRQMDEVTPIFNDKFNTFNFEREKVKVFKKLPPASVPFGSYGVSNSAQVILHQRVGSIETSKPLLVINELNGVKSAVMAGEGLWEWRQEEYALNEKHEIVDEIVSKVVQYLSTKEDKRRLRVYPINNEFYDFEKVVFETEMYNKLYERIYDVKVNLTLTNEKGKTSTYSFTPTEGSSRFEISGLSKGVYKYSAAATIKNKNEVSGGEFTIKSLQLEALNNTADHNLLRQLSKKTAGRFFTMNQTAELKKAVLDTRKPNVLHSTEEIQEMIHLKWIFFVLMALATIEWVTRKYQGGY, encoded by the coding sequence ATGGAAAAACTTAAACTGATCACCCAGGCATCTCCCTGGCTTATTCTGGTGTGCGTAGCCATTGGTTTGGCTTATGCACTGCTGTTGTACTCTAAAAAAGCCAATTGGTCGAAAACCACCAATCGTATACTGGGTACACTCAGGTTTGTACTGGTCACTATTTTATGCTTGCTGCTACTACTCAACCCCTACTTACGGCAGGTAAGCAATACTATAGAAAAACCTACTGTAGTGTTTGCCATAGATAACTCTCAGTCTATAGCTACTACCAACGACTCGGTGAAAATAAGAAACCTTTATAAAGAACTTGAAAACTTGGGTGATGCCCTAAAAAAAGACAATGTAAATATTGATATTCAAAACCTGGACATTACCAGTATTGCCAAAAACATTGTCCAAACTCCACTCAACTTTGCCAGTTCTAACCTAAGCGCCATTCTAAATACCATCAAAAACAATTATGAAAATCGCAACCTTGATAAGGTAGTGTTGGTGTCAGATGGTATCTACAACCAAGGCATTTCACCTGTTTTTCAAGACTACAGTTTTCCAGTATATACAGTAGGAGTGGGTGACACCACCCAAAAACGTGATATAAAACTGGCAGCAGTACTTGCCAACAAAGTGGCTTATCTGGGCAACAAGTTTCCGGTGGTGGCAGAGGTAGAAAATATAGGCTACCCTGGGCGGTCAGTCAATGTGTATTTGAGTCAAAACGGACAGGTTTTAGGCAGGAAAAGGGTCACATTTAAAGAAGATGGTGAGCTACAACAGGTAACGTTTTTGACTGAGGCCAAGTATAAAGGAATGCAACGCTATATGGTATATGTAGACGCACTCGAAAATGAGTTTACCAAGACCAATAATGCCCGCGATGTATATATTGAGGTGATAGATGGCAAGGAAAAAATTTTGGTGATTGCTCCTACTCCGCATCCTGATATTAAGGCACTCAAAAGTGCGATTACCAAAAACGATAATTATAGTTTTGATATGCACATTCCGGGGATTACTAAGCTTAAAAACGAAAAATATGATTTGATAATAGCCCACCAGGTACCTAATATTTACCGCAATGGCAGAAATCTATTGGCTCGTTTTCGTAAACAAGGTACACCCATTTTTTATATTTTAGGTTCCCAAAGTGACCTCAACACTTTTAACAGCCTCAATGCAGGTTTACGCATCAACCGACGAGGGCGTCAAATGGACGAAGTAACCCCTATTTTTAATGATAAATTTAATACGTTTAATTTTGAGAGAGAAAAAGTAAAAGTATTCAAAAAACTCCCTCCGGCATCGGTACCTTTTGGTAGTTATGGAGTAAGCAATAGTGCCCAAGTAATTTTGCATCAAAGAGTAGGAAGTATAGAAACCTCTAAGCCTTTACTGGTGATTAATGAGCTTAACGGAGTAAAATCGGCAGTAATGGCAGGCGAAGGGTTGTGGGAATGGCGTCAGGAAGAATATGCCTTGAATGAAAAACACGAAATTGTAGACGAAATTGTAAGCAAAGTAGTACAATACCTTTCTACTAAAGAAGATAAACGACGTTTACGGGTGTACCCCATCAATAATGAATTTTATGACTTTGAAAAGGTGGTATTTGAAACCGAAATGTATAACAAGTTATATGAGCGTATTTATGACGTAAAGGTAAACCTTACCTTGACCAATGAAAAGGGCAAAACTTCTACTTACTCGTTTACTCCCACTGAGGGTAGCTCACGCTTTGAGATTAGTGGATTGAGTAAGGGGGTTTATAAATACAGTGCTGCTGCTACTATAAAAAATAAAAATGAAGTTTCTGGCGGCGAGTTTACAATCAAAAGTCTACAACTGGAGGCACTAAACAATACAGCTGACCACAACTTGTTAAGACAGTTATCTAAAAAAACTGCTGGCAGGTTTTTTACTATGAACCAAACTGCTGAACTCAAAAAAGCAGTGCTGGATACCCGCAAACCTAATGTGTTGCATAGCACCGAAGAAATCCAAGAGATGATTCACCTTAAATGGATTTTCTTTGTATTGATGGCACTTGCTACTATAGAATGGGTTACCCGTAAATATCAGGGAGGGTATTAA
- the ltaE gene encoding low-specificity L-threonine aldolase: MTQSTKKIDLRSDTVTQPTADMRHFMAEAKVGDDMYQEDPTVNALQEEVADLLGKEKALYVPTGSMANQIAIKLLTQPGDGMIVGNHAHNWMFESGAAGFISSIQLTPLTGDGRFTAQDVKAAYKPNQAPYHFAPTRLVSIENTHNVGGGLVWNQGEIAQVLATADELKIAKHLDGARLWNAAIYYGTELHTLTQGFDTVSVCLSKGLGAPVGSLLAGNSELIEKAYRYRRIMGGAMRQAGIIAAGGLYAVHHHRERLSEDHTNAQFLAKSLNEIKGLKVNIDSTHTNIVMADLTDKRLNAQVLEQKAKDQGILFLCVSDQRIRLVTHLDITQQDCEKAVETIQSLIKKSFLTVGC, from the coding sequence ATGACCCAATCTACAAAAAAAATAGACTTAAGATCAGATACTGTGACTCAACCTACGGCTGACATGAGGCACTTTATGGCCGAAGCCAAAGTAGGTGACGATATGTACCAGGAAGACCCCACCGTAAACGCGCTACAAGAAGAAGTAGCTGATTTGCTGGGCAAAGAAAAAGCCCTGTATGTGCCCACAGGTAGCATGGCAAATCAAATAGCCATCAAGTTGCTCACCCAACCCGGCGACGGAATGATAGTGGGTAATCATGCCCATAACTGGATGTTTGAATCGGGGGCAGCAGGGTTTATATCTTCCATACAGCTTACCCCTCTGACAGGCGACGGTCGGTTTACTGCTCAGGATGTAAAAGCAGCTTATAAACCTAACCAGGCTCCTTATCATTTTGCTCCCACAAGGCTGGTTTCTATAGAAAACACCCACAATGTAGGTGGTGGGTTGGTTTGGAACCAAGGTGAGATTGCCCAAGTACTGGCTACTGCCGATGAGCTAAAAATAGCCAAACACCTGGATGGTGCCCGCTTATGGAATGCCGCCATTTATTATGGCACAGAACTACACACACTTACCCAAGGGTTTGATACTGTATCGGTATGCTTGTCGAAGGGTTTGGGGGCTCCAGTGGGTTCATTGCTTGCTGGAAACAGTGAGTTGATTGAAAAGGCTTATCGTTACCGTCGAATTATGGGGGGCGCTATGCGGCAAGCAGGCATTATTGCCGCAGGTGGGTTGTATGCAGTACATCATCACCGCGAAAGACTGTCAGAAGACCACACAAACGCTCAGTTTTTGGCAAAATCACTGAACGAAATTAAAGGGCTTAAGGTAAATATTGACAGTACTCATACCAATATAGTCATGGCAGACCTGACCGACAAACGCTTGAATGCCCAAGTACTTGAACAAAAAGCTAAAGACCAAGGGATATTATTTTTATGTGTATCTGATCAACGTATTCGTTTGGTAACTCACCTGGATATAACGCAACAAGATTGCGAAAAGGCTGTAGAAACCATTCAATCACTGATAAAGAAGTCTTTTTTGACGGTGGGTTGTTAG
- a CDS encoding heavy metal translocating P-type ATPase: MLQAETHTTLQCYHCGETCADDHIHLNEKVFCCDGCKTVFEILDENGLCNYYDLEQSPGIQLKVRNWGTRYDFLDNLDIAHQLLDFAEGNTQKITWFVPAIHCSSCIWLLENLYKLQPGIQYSRVNFVRKEVMLTYDSSQISLRKLAELLATLGYAPKIQLDDLKPDSGSQKKKLSAEEKKLYFKIGITGFAFGNIMLLSFPEYLDWVGTDYQNFFGYLNILLALPVFFYCSSDYLLSAFKALRAKTINLDVPISMGIIVLFGRSLYEILTHTGAGFMDSLAGLIFFLLVGKWFQSKTYQSLSFERDYKSYFPLAVQLKQRKGQGSKPMSSIPVTDIKKNDHIIIRNQELIPADSILLSEDAFIDYSFVTGEAEPIHKRQGDYLYAGGRQVGASITLEVQKEVAQSYLTQLWNNDVFSKDGGTQKQFQQKVARFSQYFTLVVLAIAFGAALYWNFTNPAKIWNTFTAVLIVACPCALALSMPFTLGNTMRIFGRNRLYLKNAEVVADLAGINHLVFDKTGTITHPNETKISFDAVQNQGLSPEQALCIASLVKHSTHPLSQRIFKHLNIQNLAEAAQFNEIPGKGIMGIVKGTEVKVGSEQWIKGEDFVPQNVAQLQTKVFVKLGDEVLGGFVMQHEYRQGLGKLIQGMQSHYGTSLISGDNDAEAERLKSLFGQQSILKFQQKPADKLAFINDLQQEGKQVMMMGDGLNDAGALQQSHVGIAVSEDTSSFSPACDAILDARVFDKLPRFLKFSKTSLKVVKMSFVLSLLYNLIGVAFAVSGNLSPVVAAILMPLSSITVVSFVIVTTNALAKYQGLVIGDTLSKN, from the coding sequence ATGCTCCAGGCAGAAACCCATACTACGCTCCAATGTTACCATTGTGGCGAAACTTGTGCCGATGATCACATTCATCTGAACGAGAAAGTGTTTTGTTGTGATGGTTGTAAAACTGTATTTGAAATCTTGGACGAAAACGGGTTATGTAATTATTACGACCTGGAACAATCGCCTGGAATTCAGCTGAAAGTGCGCAACTGGGGTACTCGTTACGATTTTCTCGATAATCTTGATATTGCCCACCAATTACTTGATTTTGCCGAAGGTAATACCCAAAAAATTACTTGGTTTGTTCCAGCTATTCATTGTAGCTCATGTATTTGGTTGCTTGAAAACCTCTACAAGCTTCAGCCAGGTATTCAATACTCAAGGGTAAACTTTGTGCGCAAAGAGGTCATGCTTACCTATGACTCCAGTCAGATTTCTTTACGTAAGCTTGCCGAACTACTTGCCACATTGGGTTATGCTCCAAAAATTCAATTAGACGACTTGAAACCTGACAGTGGTTCTCAAAAGAAAAAGTTGAGTGCAGAAGAGAAAAAGCTATATTTTAAAATCGGAATTACCGGGTTTGCCTTTGGCAATATTATGCTATTGAGTTTTCCTGAATACCTCGATTGGGTAGGAACCGATTATCAGAATTTTTTTGGTTATTTGAATATATTACTTGCCCTGCCAGTATTTTTTTATTGTAGTTCCGACTATCTCCTGTCAGCGTTTAAAGCCTTACGTGCCAAGACGATCAACTTGGATGTGCCCATTTCTATGGGAATTATTGTTTTATTTGGGCGTAGCTTATACGAAATCTTAACCCATACTGGTGCTGGTTTTATGGATTCGTTGGCGGGCTTAATCTTCTTTTTGCTTGTAGGCAAGTGGTTTCAAAGCAAAACTTACCAAAGTCTTTCGTTTGAACGCGATTATAAATCTTACTTTCCTTTGGCAGTACAATTAAAGCAACGCAAGGGACAAGGCAGTAAGCCTATGAGCAGTATTCCGGTAACTGACATCAAAAAAAACGATCATATCATTATCCGAAACCAAGAGCTTATTCCTGCGGATAGTATTTTGCTAAGTGAAGATGCTTTCATTGATTACAGTTTTGTTACTGGCGAGGCAGAGCCAATCCACAAAAGGCAAGGCGACTATTTATATGCTGGGGGGAGGCAAGTAGGTGCCAGTATCACACTTGAAGTACAAAAAGAAGTAGCCCAAAGTTATCTCACTCAATTGTGGAACAACGATGTGTTTAGCAAAGATGGTGGTACCCAAAAGCAATTTCAACAAAAGGTAGCACGTTTCAGTCAGTATTTTACCCTAGTAGTACTTGCTATAGCCTTTGGAGCAGCTTTATACTGGAACTTTACTAACCCTGCTAAAATCTGGAATACCTTTACGGCAGTATTAATTGTGGCGTGTCCCTGTGCCCTGGCGTTGTCTATGCCTTTTACATTGGGCAATACAATGCGTATTTTTGGGCGTAATCGCTTGTATCTAAAAAACGCTGAAGTAGTAGCCGATTTAGCCGGTATTAACCACTTGGTGTTTGACAAAACAGGGACTATTACTCACCCTAACGAAACTAAAATAAGCTTTGACGCCGTTCAAAACCAGGGTTTAAGTCCTGAACAAGCATTGTGTATTGCGTCATTAGTCAAACATTCTACACACCCTCTAAGCCAACGAATTTTTAAGCATTTAAACATTCAAAACCTGGCAGAAGCAGCTCAGTTTAACGAAATACCGGGCAAGGGCATTATGGGTATAGTAAAAGGGACTGAGGTAAAAGTAGGTAGTGAACAATGGATCAAAGGTGAGGATTTTGTACCTCAAAATGTTGCCCAATTGCAAACCAAAGTTTTTGTAAAGTTGGGCGATGAAGTATTAGGAGGTTTTGTGATGCAACACGAGTATCGGCAAGGCTTAGGCAAGCTTATCCAGGGAATGCAAAGCCATTATGGTACTTCGCTCATTTCTGGTGATAACGATGCAGAAGCTGAGCGTTTAAAATCACTTTTTGGGCAACAAAGTATCTTGAAGTTTCAACAAAAGCCTGCTGATAAACTAGCCTTTATCAATGATTTACAGCAAGAAGGCAAACAAGTAATGATGATGGGTGATGGTTTGAATGATGCTGGAGCTTTGCAACAAAGTCATGTAGGCATTGCCGTTTCAGAAGATACTTCGTCATTTTCGCCAGCGTGTGATGCTATTTTAGATGCTAGGGTATTCGATAAATTGCCTAGATTTCTAAAGTTCTCAAAAACCAGCCTTAAGGTAGTGAAAATGAGTTTTGTGCTTTCATTGCTTTACAACCTGATAGGCGTTGCTTTTGCCGTAAGTGGTAACTTGTCGCCTGTAGTGGCGGCCATTCTGATGCCCTTGAGTTCTATCACTGTGGTAAGTTTTGTAATCGTAACGACTAATGCTTTGGCTAAGTACCAAGGCTTGGTCATAGGAGATACCCTGTCAAAAAACTAA
- the ccoS gene encoding cbb3-type cytochrome oxidase assembly protein CcoS: MSVIVILIIASILVAIGFLTAFIWSVKSGQYDDTYSPSVRILFDDTTPKKDLAKKSK, encoded by the coding sequence ATGTCTGTCATTGTTATTTTAATTATAGCGAGTATACTAGTGGCCATCGGTTTTTTAACCGCCTTTATATGGTCAGTAAAAAGTGGTCAATACGACGATACCTATTCACCTAGCGTGCGTATTTTATTTGATGACACCACTCCAAAAAAAGATTTGGCTAAAAAGTCGAAGTAA